From candidate division WOR-3 bacterium:
ATGGAAAAGACGCCGATTTTAGAAGCAAAAAGAGTAGGAATTCCAGTTGTTGCTTTGGTGGATACTGATGGAGATCCAACTTTGGTAGATTATCCAATACCCGGAAATGATGATGCGATGCGTTCTATAAAATTGATTACTTCTAAAATTGCTGATGCCGTAATTGAGGGAAGAAAAATTTTTGAACAAGATTTAAAGGAGGAGATATGAAAGATATCCCGATTGAAAAAATTAAAGAGTTACGACAAAGGACAGGTTCTGGAATTTTAGATTGTAAACAGGCTTTAATTGAAGCAGAAGGTGATATTGAAAAGGCGATCGAAATTTTAAGAAAAAAAGGAATTGCCAAAGCAGAAAAAAAGATGGAAAGACCTACTGCCGAAGGGGTTGTGGAGGCTTATATTCATCCTGGCGAAAGATTGGGAGTGTTGGTAGAAGTAAATTGTGAAACCGATTTCGTTGCTCGTAATCCGGAGTTCCGGAGATTTGTAAGAGATATTGCTATGCAGATCGCTGCTACTGACCCTTTAGCGATAAGTCCGGAGGATTTGCCGCCCCAGATTGTCGAACGCGAGAGAAAAATTTATGAAGAACAATTAAAAGATAGTGGCAAACCCAAGGAGGTAATTGAAAAAATAATTCAAGGAAAATTACAAAAATTTTATGAAGAAGTTTGTCTTTTAAATCAATCTTTTATAAAAAATCCAGAAAAGACCGTTGAAGTGTATTTAAAAGAACAAATTGCTAAATTTGGTGAAAATATAAAAATAAGAAGGTTTGCCCGATTTAAAATTGGTGAGTAAATCCTCTCCCTATAAGCGTGTACTTCTTAAATTAACTGGTGAAATTTGGGAGAACGAACAGATTTTAAAGGCTATAAGTGAAGAAATTATTGAAGTAGTTGAAAAATTGTTAATAAATATAGCGATTGTAACCGGCGGCGGAAATTTTGTGCGGGGAGCGATAAATGATATGGGAAATCGACTATTAGCCGATCGAATAGGGATGTTAGGAACAATAATCAATGCTTTAATAATTGAAAACTATTTAAAAGAAAAATGGCCTTGCGTTATTTTTTCTTCTTTTCCTTGTATGCCGATTGTTGACTATTATAGTGTAGAAAAAGCCAACGAAGCAATGGAGAAAGGCAGAATTGTGATTTTAGCCGGTGGCACTGGGAATCCTTATTTTTCTACTGATACCGCTTGTGTTTTACGAGGACGAGAGTTAAAAGTAGATGTGATTTTGAAAGGAACAAAAGTTGAAGGCGTCTATTCCGAGGATCCTTTAAAAAATAAAAATGCTAAGTTTTATAAAAAACTTACTTATGAAGAAGCAATCAAAAAAGAGTTAAAAATAATGGACAAAACGGCTTTTTTTCTTCTTAGAGAAGCAAAAATTCCTTTAGTCGTTTACAATGGAATGAAAAAAGGTAACTTAAAAAAAATTTTATTAGGAGAAAAAATTGGGAGCGTAATATGTTAGAGGAAATATACAAAACAACTAAAAACAAAATGCAAAAAACCTATGAATTATTGGGACAAGAACTAGCCCGAATCAGAACCGGACGGGCCAATCCAGCAATTTTGGATGGAATTAAAGTTGAATATTATGGAAATCCAACCCCTTTAAAACAATTAGCAAATATTTATGCTCCTGAACCAAGAATGTTAGTTATTCAAGTATGGGATAAAAATGTCGTCAATGAGGTAGAAAAAGCAATCTATAAGGCAGAGTTAGGATTGACCCCAAAGATTGAAGGTTCTTTAATAAAAATTCCTATTCCTCCCTTAACAGAAGAAAGAAGAAAAGAACTAATTAAATTATGTGCTAAGTTAACCGAAGATGCCAAGGTGGCAATCAGAAATATTAGAAGAGATGCTAACGATGAGATAAAAAAATTAGAAAAAGAGAAAAAAATTTCCGAAGACGATAGTAAAATAGGAATAAAGAAAATTCAAGAAATTACCGACGAGTTTACCGAAAAAATAGAAGAACTTTTTAAGAAAAAAGAAAAGGAAATCTTAGAAGAATAAGTGTCCGAAAATATTCCCCAGCACATTGCAATTATTATGGATGGCAACGGTCGTTGGGCAAAGGAACGTAATTTGCCCCGTTATTTTGGCCATCGTGCTGGAGTAGAATCAGTAAGGGAGATTGTTCGAAGTTGCGCTAAATTAGGAATTAAATATTTAACTCTCTATGTTTTTTCCACGGAAAATTGGGAAAGGCCGGAAAAAGAGGTCAACGCTTTGATGAATTTGTTAAAAAAATTATTAAAAAGTGAAGCCAAAGAATTAAATAAAAATAATGTTCGTGTAAAAGCTATTGGCCAGATAGAAAGATTACCAAAAGAAGTAAGAAAAAATTTAGACGAGTTAATTGCCTTGACAAAAAATAATACTGGTTTAACGTTGGTACTTTCGTTAAGTTATGGTGGTCGTCAAGAAATTATAGAAGCGGTGAAAAAAATTTTAACAAAGAAAGTTGAGCCTGAAAGTTTAGACGAAAAAAAATTTAGAGAATTTCTTTATGATCCAGAAATTCCTGATCCCGATTTACTTATCCGAACCGGTGGAGAATACCGGATATCAAATTTTTTACTTTTTCAATCAGCTTATACCGAATTTTATTTTACCAAAACTCTTTGGCCCGATTTTCGAGAAAAGGATTTGTTATTGGCAATTGAAGATTATAAAAAAAGAAAAAGGAAATTCGGTCGAGTTTTAGAATTTGAGTGAACTATTAAAAAGAATAACTATTGCTTTAATTTTTGGTGGTTCTTTAATTTTTTGTTCTTTTAATAATTTCTTACTTTTTCTTTATTTACAATTTTTTCTATTCATTGCCGGTTTAGAACTTATTAGAATATACCGATTACGACTTTTTAATTTTAGTTGGATTTATTATCTTTACCCTTTTTTAAATATTTTGTTATTAACATTTTTTTATTTTTCTCAAAAACTTGATTTATTATTATTCCTTTTTCTAATTATTCTTACCATTATTACTTTGTTAAGAAGACCACTCACAATAGATAATCTCGTTTTTGGTATTTTTTATTTTGTATATTTAGGCATTTTGCCATCCCACCTATTTTTGTTAAAACGTTTGGTCAGCCAAAAACAGTTTTCTCATTGGATTTTTTTATTTCCTTTATTTTTTACCTGGTTTAATGATACGGTTGCTTACTTTTCAGGTAGTATATTAGGAAGGCATAAAATTGCCAAAGATATAAGTCCTAACAAGAGTGTAGAAGGGCTAATTTTTAGTATAATCTTTTCTTTACCCTTTACTCTTATATATTTGAAAAAATTGGCTAGTCCATTAAACTTAATTATTTTAAGTGTTTCGTTAAGTTTTTTAGCTTTTTTGGGTGATCTTTTAGAATCCTTAATGAAAAGAGAAGTAAAAATTAAAGATAGTTCGAATCTATTACTAGCCCATGGCGGTTTTTTGGATAGAATTGATAGTTTACTTTTTACTATTCCCGGATTTTATTATTTTTTAATTAACCAATGAGATGAAAAAGAAGATTGGTTTTCGGGTTTCGAGACATCAAATAGTAAAATCCTTGTCGCGACAAAGAAAAATTATTAAACCTACTAAAATTTTTGAAAGTAAAAAGTTATATAAAAGAAACAAACAAAAAGAAGAATTGAAAAAGATGATAAAAGAAGAAAATATTGAAGATAATTAATAATTTTAGTAAAATAACAGAATATGACAAGAGGAGAAGCCTTAAAATTAGTAGATAATTTTATTAAAAATGAAAATCTAAAAAAACATTTGTTAGCAGTGGAAGCCTGTATGCGGAAATTGGCTAAATATTTTAACGAAGACGAAGAAAAATGGGGTCTATGCGGTTTATT
This genomic window contains:
- a CDS encoding isoprenyl transferase, coding for MSENIPQHIAIIMDGNGRWAKERNLPRYFGHRAGVESVREIVRSCAKLGIKYLTLYVFSTENWERPEKEVNALMNLLKKLLKSEAKELNKNNVRVKAIGQIERLPKEVRKNLDELIALTKNNTGLTLVLSLSYGGRQEIIEAVKKILTKKVEPESLDEKKFREFLYDPEIPDPDLLIRTGGEYRISNFLLFQSAYTEFYFTKTLWPDFREKDLLLAIEDYKKRKRKFGRVLEFE
- a CDS encoding uridine monophosphate kinase yields the protein MPDLKLVSKSSPYKRVLLKLTGEIWENEQILKAISEEIIEVVEKLLINIAIVTGGGNFVRGAINDMGNRLLADRIGMLGTIINALIIENYLKEKWPCVIFSSFPCMPIVDYYSVEKANEAMEKGRIVILAGGTGNPYFSTDTACVLRGRELKVDVILKGTKVEGVYSEDPLKNKNAKFYKKLTYEEAIKKELKIMDKTAFFLLREAKIPLVVYNGMKKGNLKKILLGEKIGSVIC
- the tsf gene encoding translation elongation factor Ts, whose amino-acid sequence is MKDIPIEKIKELRQRTGSGILDCKQALIEAEGDIEKAIEILRKKGIAKAEKKMERPTAEGVVEAYIHPGERLGVLVEVNCETDFVARNPEFRRFVRDIAMQIAATDPLAISPEDLPPQIVERERKIYEEQLKDSGKPKEVIEKIIQGKLQKFYEEVCLLNQSFIKNPEKTVEVYLKEQIAKFGENIKIRRFARFKIGE
- the frr gene encoding ribosome recycling factor, which encodes MLEEIYKTTKNKMQKTYELLGQELARIRTGRANPAILDGIKVEYYGNPTPLKQLANIYAPEPRMLVIQVWDKNVVNEVEKAIYKAELGLTPKIEGSLIKIPIPPLTEERRKELIKLCAKLTEDAKVAIRNIRRDANDEIKKLEKEKKISEDDSKIGIKKIQEITDEFTEKIEELFKKKEKEILEE
- a CDS encoding phosphatidate cytidylyltransferase, which encodes MSELLKRITIALIFGGSLIFCSFNNFLLFLYLQFFLFIAGLELIRIYRLRLFNFSWIYYLYPFLNILLLTFFYFSQKLDLLLFLFLIILTIITLLRRPLTIDNLVFGIFYFVYLGILPSHLFLLKRLVSQKQFSHWIFLFPLFFTWFNDTVAYFSGSILGRHKIAKDISPNKSVEGLIFSIIFSLPFTLIYLKKLASPLNLIILSVSLSFLAFLGDLLESLMKREVKIKDSSNLLLAHGGFLDRIDSLLFTIPGFYYFLINQ